The DNA sequence ACAAAAAACGGGGAAGGCTTTCAATGCCTTCCCCTTGCCCTGCTTATGCGATCGCCTCGCTCGGCCCGTGTCCGAGGATAAAAAAATGGCGGAGAAGGTGGGATTCGAACCCACGGGACCTCGCAGCCCAGACGCTCTCCAAGCGCCCGCCTTCGACCACTCGGCCACTTCTCCGCTCAACGGCAGGTATTATATCACAGATTGTTTGATTGCAAACCGGGTGCGCGCAAAAGCCCGGTTCAGATATATTTGCGGGCCTCTCTGACGCTCAATGCCGCCATCCGACTTCCGTAACGCTCAAGGAAATCCCTCACCCAGTCCGGGTTCGTCTTGCTGTAGTCCCTCAGGCTCCATCCGATGGCCTTGTTGATGAAGAACTCCGTCTGTCCCAGGTTGTTGACGATGATTTTCTCCAGCAGGGCTTCGTCGGTCTTTTCCTTTCTCGTGAGCTGGTGATCTATCGCTATTCTCCGGAGCCAGATGTCCTCGTCGAGGCTCCATTCAAGCATGATCTCGTTCACCTCGGGGAATGCAAGGGCTATGTCCCCCACTATCATGTCGAGCGAGTCGACTGTATCCCACCAGGGCTTGGTCACGACAAGGGTGCGGATGTTCGGTATGTGGGCCGCTGTCAACGAGGGCTTCATTTTTCCAAGGTAGTCGATGGCAAGGTATTGAAACTCCCGCTCCGGCTGGTCCCAACACTTGAAGACAAACTGCCAGTCGAGGGGTTCACGGCACTTTGCCTTAAGAAATTCGCGGCTAAGTTTTGTCCGCTCGGGCTTCTGTATGCCTAAAAAGGGAAAGAGCCCCCGCATGTACTCGCTCATAGGAGCGCCCTTGTCCGGGTTGCGAGCGTCTCTGAAGGTTTTGAATATGTCCATGCGGGCTTCCTCCTGTTCATCGAGCGTCGGCCGGAGTTTATCAGAGCGGGGATCTTCACTGAAAAGGGGTGTTATAGATGGCGGAGAGAGTGGGATTCGAACCCACGGGACGGCAAGCCGCCCAATTGATTTCGAGTCAATCGCCTTCGACCACTCGGCCACCTCTCCGCACGAGAAGATATTATACACACTCCGTCAGAGGTTGCCAAGTCTTTTTTTTGCCCCAAGCGTGCTACGGGGTATAATGAATGTAACAGGTTCAACGGTTGATTGTCCTTCGGCGATCGGCCTTCCAAGCCTCGCAACAAAACGTGAAAGAGCGTGAAAATTCTATGAGCTGGAAAATCATAGCCCACACGGCGGACGCCGGGCTGGAGGTCTCCGCCCGATCTTGGAACGAGCTTTTCAGCCTGGCAGCCGAGGGGTTTTACCATCTTTGCCTTGATGGGGCGCCCGCACCTTCGCTCCAAGGGGCGGACGGCGATCCGCACGTAATTTCGATCGATGCGGTCGACCTCGAGGAGCTTGCGGTCTCCTGGCTGAATGAGTTGCTCTTTCTTCTCGAGACGAGATACGTGCTTTTCGCGCCGTCGTCGCTTTCGGTGTCGGATACCGAGGCGACTCTGACAGCCGAGGGAGTGCTGATTCCTTCGAATCATGACAGGATCGCGGTGAAGGCGGCCACTTACGGTGGCATTGAAGTTAACGCCGATCCCTCGCCGTTCTTGCGGGTGTTTTTGGATATGTGAGAGGAGGCGAATGCCCTTGCGTAAATACATGGAGAGAATAGATGACGAGCGCATTCTGCTTAAGCAAGGAGCAGTTCCCGGCATGAGAGTTCCGGGGATGGTATATGCGGACGGCTACATTGAAAATTCCCTTGAAGAGGATAACTCCCTGCTCCAGGTGGCGAACGTGGCGACCCTTCCAGGGATCGTCGGCTACAGCTTCGCCATGCCGGATATTCACTGGGGGTACGGCTTTCCGATAGGGGGCGTGGCCGCTTTCAGCGAGGAGGAGGGAATAATCAGCCCCGGAGGGGTCGGCTACGACATCTCCTGCGGGGTGCGATTGCTCTCCTCCCGGATACCGGAGCAGGAGGTCCGAAAAGCGGTCGACTCGCTTCTGCCTGCGCTCTTCTCCGCTGTGCCGTCAGGGGCTGTCTCCGGCGGCGGCATGGAGCTTTCGAAGAGGGAGCTCGACACGGTGCTTGAGAACGGAGCCGAGTGGGCGGTGAAAAAGGGTTTCGGATCGAAGGAGGACCTGGTAAAGACGGAGGAGCGCGGACGACTAGCGGAGGCGCTGCCGGACGCGGTCTCGCAAAGGGCCAAGGAGAGAGGGAGAAATCAGCTGGGCACGCTAGGCTCGGGCAATCACTTCCTGGAGATTCAGACCGTGGACGAGATCTACGATGACGAGGCCGCCGCTAGGATGGGCCTTTCAGAGGGATGTGTCACGGTGATGATTCACTGCGGAAGCCGCGGCCTTGGGCACCAGGTGTGCGATGACTCCCTTAAGATAATGCGCCGGGCGATGGCGAAGTACGGGATCTCCGTGCCGGACAGGCAGCTGGTATGCGTCCCGGTGGCCTCGCCGGAGGGGCGCGAGTATCTCGGCGCGATGAGGGCGGCGGCGAACTTCGCCATGGCAAATCGTCATGTGATAGCCGACGCGACGCGGCGGGTTTTCAAGAGGTATTTTCCGAAGGAGCATCTGGCGGCTGTGTG is a window from the Synergistaceae bacterium genome containing:
- a CDS encoding archease produces the protein MSWKIIAHTADAGLEVSARSWNELFSLAAEGFYHLCLDGAPAPSLQGADGDPHVISIDAVDLEELAVSWLNELLFLLETRYVLFAPSSLSVSDTEATLTAEGVLIPSNHDRIAVKAATYGGIEVNADPSPFLRVFLDM
- a CDS encoding RtcB family protein — encoded protein: MPLRKYMERIDDERILLKQGAVPGMRVPGMVYADGYIENSLEEDNSLLQVANVATLPGIVGYSFAMPDIHWGYGFPIGGVAAFSEEEGIISPGGVGYDISCGVRLLSSRIPEQEVRKAVDSLLPALFSAVPSGAVSGGGMELSKRELDTVLENGAEWAVKKGFGSKEDLVKTEERGRLAEALPDAVSQRAKERGRNQLGTLGSGNHFLEIQTVDEIYDDEAAARMGLSEGCVTVMIHCGSRGLGHQVCDDSLKIMRRAMAKYGISVPDRQLVCVPVASPEGREYLGAMRAAANFAMANRHVIADATRRVFKRYFPKEHLAAVWDVSHNLAHMERHRWEGKEISLCVHRKGATRAFAGEPVLIPGSMGTESHVLLGTERAEAETFGSTCHGAGRRMSRKEALKRTDGGKLIRSLSKKGITVMAQSRRTLGEEAPDAYKDVSNVVEVAHRAGISLKVARLRPVAVMKG
- a CDS encoding DNA alkylation repair protein encodes the protein MDIFKTFRDARNPDKGAPMSEYMRGLFPFLGIQKPERTKLSREFLKAKCREPLDWQFVFKCWDQPEREFQYLAIDYLGKMKPSLTAAHIPNIRTLVVTKPWWDTVDSLDMIVGDIALAFPEVNEIMLEWSLDEDIWLRRIAIDHQLTRKEKTDEALLEKIIVNNLGQTEFFINKAIGWSLRDYSKTNPDWVRDFLERYGSRMAALSVREARKYI